One Carcharodon carcharias isolate sCarCar2 chromosome 1, sCarCar2.pri, whole genome shotgun sequence DNA window includes the following coding sequences:
- the LOC121272143 gene encoding nocturnin-like isoform X2, with protein sequence MGTSTNRLYSALAPTITDNRIPQPQEYGVERDLEPVDPTDPDDLLKECQKVLENRPPRLQRDFLYLKKSNLASDSRPIKVLQWNILAQALGEWKDNFIKCPREALNWSERKYLILEEILTYHPDILCLQEVDHYFDTFQPILSGLGYHSTFFPKPSSPCLDVEHNNGPDGCALFFLRERFELIDSATIRLAARMLQTNQVAIVQTLRCIETSRVFCVAVTHLKACSGWERFRSSQGCDLLQNLESITDGAGIPLIVCGDFNAEPTEDVYKQFTKSSLNLNSAYKLLSNDGQSEPPFTTWKIRPSGESCHTLDYIWYSQHAFCVNRLLNLPTEEQIGPNRLPSFHYPSDHLSLVCEFSFLDQLDEC encoded by the exons ATGGGAACCAGTACCAACAGGTTATATAGTGCTCTGGCTCCAACTATAACCGATAACAGAATACCACAGCCACAGGAGTATGGTGTCGAGAGAGACTTGGAACCAGTTGATCCAACGGACCCCGATGATCTCCTTAAAGAATGTCAGAAGGTCCTTGAAAACCGTCCACCCAGACTCCAGCGGGATTTTTTGTATCTAAAGAAAAGTAATCTTGCCAGTGACTCTCGTCCAATTAAGGTCCTGCAATGGAACATATTAGCACAAG CTCTTGGAGAATGGAAGGACAATTTTATTAAGTGTCCAAGGGAAGCTTTGAATTGGTCAGAGCGTAAATACCTTATCCTGGAGGAAATTCTGACGTACCATCCAGATATCTTGTGTCTGCAAGAAGTGGACCATTACTTTGATACCTTCCAGCCAATTCTCAGTGGGCTAGGCTATCATTCAACCTTCTTTCCTAAACCATCGTCTCCTTGCTTGGATGTCGAACATAATAATGGGCCAGATGGATGTGCTTTGTTCTTTCTACGGGAGAGGTTTGAATTGATTGATAGTGCCACAATTAGACTAGCAGCCAGGATGTTGCAGACCAATCAAGTGGCTATTGTCCAAACCCTCCGGTGTATTGAAACCAGCAGGGTGTTTTGTGTTGCTGTAACACACCTGAAGGCCTGTAGTGGTTGGGAGCGGTTCCGTTCATCACAAGGCTGCGATCTGCTTCAGAATCTAGAAAGCATCACTGATGGTGCTGGTATTCCCCTTATTGTGTGTGGAGACTTCAATGCAGAACCGACTGAAGATGTTTACAAACAGTTTACTAAGTCCAGTCTAAATCTGAATAGTGCCTACAAGCTACTCAGCAATGATGGACAATCAGAACCTCCCTTCACGACATGGAAAATACGACCCTCAGGCGAAAGCTGCCACACGTTGGATTACATTTGGTATTCCCAGCATGCATTTTGTGTGAATAGATTGCTGAATTTGCCCACAGAGGAACAGATTGGCCCTAACCGCTTGCCATCTTTCCACTACCCTTCAGATCATTTGTCGCTTGTTTGTGAATTTAGCTTTCTAGATCAACTTGATGAATGTTGA